In Manduca sexta isolate Smith_Timp_Sample1 chromosome 23, JHU_Msex_v1.0, whole genome shotgun sequence, one DNA window encodes the following:
- the LOC115448499 gene encoding arrestin homolog, whose product MVYNFKVFKKCAPNGKLTLYMGKRDFVDHISFVEPIDGVVLLDEEYVRGRKVFGQVVCTFRYGREEDEVMGLSFYKELFLASEQIYPPPEKRPYDLTRTQERLLKKLGDSAFPFRLSVAAGAPGSVTLQPGLEDEGEPCGVHYYVKLFVGDSEIDRSHRRSTVALGIRKVQYAPSKPGPQPCTVVRKDFVLSPGQLELELTLDKQLYMHGETVAVNMCVRNHSNKVVKKIKASILQGVDVMLFQNGQYRNVVACVETQDGCPLQPGSNLQKVMHLTPTLSSNRDKRGIALDGQLKRSDTTLASTTLLLDPEQRDAFGIVVSYSVKVKLYLGAISGELVAELPFILMHPKEGRLKVIHADSQADVEMFRQDTVHHQESVEVY is encoded by the exons ATGGtgtacaattttaaagttttcaagAAATGCGCCCCCAACGGCAAGCTGACATTGTACATGGGGAAGCGTGACTTCGTTGACCACATATCCTTCGTGGAGCCCATAG ACGGCGTGGTGTTGCTGGACGAGGAGTACGTGCGAGGGCGTAAGGTGTTCGGGCAGGTGGTGTGCACGTTCCGATACGGCCGTGAGGAAGACGAGGTGATGGGACTCAGCTTCTATAAGGAGCTTTTCCTCGCCTCCGAGCAGATCTACCCGCCGCCGGAGAAGCGTCCCTATGATCTCACACGCACACAG GAGCGGCTGTTGAAGAAGCTGGGCGACAGTGCGTTCCCGTTCCGTTTGTCggtggcggcgggcgcgccCGGCTCCGTCACGCTCCAGCCCGGCCTAGAGGACGAGGGCGAGCCCTGCGGCGTGCATTATTACGTCAAGCTCTTCGTCGGCGACTCCGAGATCGACCGCTCGCACCGCAG GAGCACGGTGGCGTTGGGCATTCGCAAGGTGCAGTACGCGCCGAGCAAGCCCGGTCCGCAACCGTGCACGGTGGTGCGCAAGGACTTCGTGCTGTCGCCCGGCCAGCTCGAGCTGGAACTCACACTCGACAAACAG CTGTATATGCACGGAGAGACGGTGGCGGTAAATATGTGTGTGCGCAACCACAGCAACAAGGTGGTCAAGAAGATCAAGGCGTCCATACTGCAAGGCGTCGACGTGATGCTCTTCCAGAACGGACAGTACCGGAACGTGGTCGCCTGCGTTGAGACCCA GGACGGGTGTCCGCTGCAGCCGGGCTCCAACCTGCAGAAGGTGATGCACCTGACGCCCACGCTCTCCTCGAACCGCGACAAGCGCGGCATTGCGCTCGACGGACAGCTCAAGCGTTCTGACACCACACTCGCCTCCACCACGCT GTTGCTGGACCCGGAGCAGCGTGATGCGTTCGGTATAGTGGTCAGCTACAGCGTGAAGGTGAAGCTGTACCTGGGTGCTATCAGCGGCGAGCTCGTCGCCGAGCTGCCCTTCATACTCATGCACCCCAAG GAAGGGCGCTTGAAGGTGATCCACGCGGACAGCCAGGCCGACGTAGAGATGTTCCGCCAGGACACCGTGCATCACCAGGAGAGCGTCGAGGTGTACTGA
- the LOC115448498 gene encoding glutathione hydrolase 7 — MQSASGAGAPAGAVELREDVPLKSSGGGGGGTWCGGGAWCAAGPRLIAGCFAALSAAITLALLTQIYSGDYEVVPHGSVSSSAAECSRAGTDALKAGGRAVDAAVAAALCLAVVAPHRTSLDASGALVYWEYRRWRSQPAEIVEWGGAGGAGGGEEARPPRLVAALAVLHARRGVLPWARLLQPAADLARLGFPVSEGLATALATEAAAGGGTGAAPAPGSTSAAPALAAYLHSLQANTSAQLSLAWGAEAMVSVSTGSPTPAGAWRVVTPRAGAARVLAAALAPPAVTDPDLLTRRVVVELQKEAMAAEGGAWPPPGVATGLAVVDPLDTYLALVTGVSVPFGSGPATAAGWTRDEPRAPLDLAPALLTDDHACGTRYVIGAESSSALAQGGAALAVGGGVGSVERARVSLVARGGGALALEALRALPPPAALPATPAANATPPYAALNVVQQRGDALLSHADSRGGGLASRF; from the exons ATGCAgtcggcgagcggcgcgggcgcaccTGCAG GTGCAGTGGAGCTGCGTGAAGATGTGCCACTGAAGAGTTCCGGTGGTGGCGGTGGTGGCACGTGGTGCGGCGGGGGCGCGTGGTGCGCCGCCGGGCCGCGTCTCATCGCCGGCTGCTTCGCCGCACTCTCCGCCGCTATCACCCTCGCGCTGCTCACGCAGATCTACTCCGGAGACTATGAG GTGGTGCCGCACGGCAGCGTGTCCTCGTCGGCGGCGGAGTGCTCGCGCGCAGGCACGGACGCGCTGAAGGCGGGCGGGCGCGCGGTCGacgccgccgtcgccgccgcGCTCTGCCTCGCCGTCGTCGCACCGCACCGCACCTCGCTCGATGC GAGCGGCGCGTTGGTTTACTGGGAGTACCGGCGTTGGCGCTCACAACCGGCCGAGATAGTGGAGTGGGGCGGCGCGGGAGGTGCGGGCGGCGGGGAGGAGGCGCGGCCGCCGCGGCTGGTGGCGGCGCTGGCGGTGCTGCACGCGCGGCGCGGTGTGCTGCCGTGGGCACGCCTGCTGCAGCCTGCCGCAGACCTCGCCAG GCTGGGGTTCCCGGTATCGGAGGGGCTAGCGACGGCGCTGGCGACAGAGGCGGCGGCTGGCGGCGGCACAGGCGCAGCGCCGGCGCCGGGCTCCaccagcgccgcgcccgcgctcgCCGCATATCTGCACTCGCTTCAGGCCAACACCAGCGCCC AGTTGTCGCTGGCGTGGGGCGCGGAGGCTATGGTCTCGGTGTCGACGGGCAGCCCGACGCCGGCGGGCGCGTGGCGCGTGGTCACTCcccgcgccggcgccgcgcgcgTCCTTgccgccgcgctcgcgccgCCTGCCGTCACCGACCCGGACCTGCTCACACGCAG AGTAGTGGTTGAGCTGCAGAAGGAAGCTATGGCGGCGGAGGGAGGTGCGTGGCCGCCGCCCGGCGTCGCCACCGGGCTCGCCGTCGTCGACCCGCTCGACACGTACCTCGCGCTCGTCAC TGGCGTGTCGGTGCCGTTCGGGTCGGGCCCGGCGACGGCGGCGGGCTGGACGCGCGACGAGCCGCGCGCGCCGCTCGACCTCGCGCCCGCGCTCCTCACCGACGACCACGCCTGCG GCACGCGTTACGTGATTGGCGCAGAGTCGTCAAGTGCGCTGGCGCAGGGTGGTGCGGCGTTAGCCGTCGGCGGCGGTGTAGGCTCGGTGGAGCGCGCGCGCGTGTCGCTGGTGGCGCGCGGTGGTGGTGCGCTTGCTCTCGAGGCTCTGCGTGCGCTGCCACCGCCCGCCGCGCTGCCCGCCACGCCGGCCGCTAACGCCACGCCACCCTACGCCGCGCTCAACGTGGTGCAGCAGCGCGGCGATGCGCTGCTCTCGCACGCCGACAGCCGCGGCGGCGGACTCGCCTCAAGGTTCTGA